The Brasilonema sennae CENA114 genome includes a region encoding these proteins:
- a CDS encoding ATP phosphoribosyltransferase regulatory subunit, translating into MVYQSPVGARDLLPLDVAQKRWIENRLQQVFHRWGYHRIITSTLERMDTLMAGGAIDRSAVIQLQNGNDEDLGLRPELTASIARTAVTRMAGVNYPQRLYYNANVFQRTGELKHNRQQEFYQAGVELLGSGGGLADAEILLLMADSLQAVGLNNWYLILGEAEITRSLLKPFPPHLQEKVRSAIAHLDRITIDTLPLSDELRERARIMLDLRGKPADVLQKVSSLGLDESLQAVVDNLKNLVKLLELSVKSSTTSISSKGIEIILDLSLLQTFDYYTGIVFEVISQIDGQTRVLGRGGRYDQLLKLYHPKGESVPGIGFALFLEGLQQILLSCGRLPQTTPGTNWLIVPETPDAYTAAFAYATKLRDSTHLVRVEMDLGGRDVDEIRQYARDRTINQIAWIKADGSRMIESLVN; encoded by the coding sequence ATGGTGTATCAATCTCCAGTGGGAGCGAGGGATTTATTACCCTTAGATGTGGCTCAAAAGCGCTGGATAGAAAACAGGCTACAGCAAGTGTTTCACCGTTGGGGATATCATAGAATTATCACCTCAACGTTAGAGCGTATGGATACGCTGATGGCGGGGGGAGCAATTGATCGCTCTGCGGTGATTCAACTGCAAAATGGTAACGATGAGGATTTGGGGCTACGTCCAGAATTGACAGCCTCTATTGCTCGCACGGCTGTAACGCGTATGGCAGGGGTGAATTATCCACAACGCCTGTATTACAATGCCAATGTTTTCCAACGCACAGGCGAGTTGAAGCACAACCGTCAGCAAGAATTTTATCAAGCTGGGGTGGAGTTGTTGGGCAGTGGTGGTGGCTTAGCCGATGCAGAAATTCTGCTGCTGATGGCAGATTCTTTACAGGCTGTGGGTTTGAACAATTGGTATTTGATTTTGGGTGAAGCGGAAATTACGCGCTCGCTCCTCAAACCTTTTCCCCCTCATCTACAAGAAAAAGTCAGGAGTGCGATCGCCCACCTTGACCGCATAACCATAGACACTTTACCGTTAAGTGATGAACTACGAGAACGCGCCAGAATCATGCTAGATTTGCGCGGGAAGCCTGCGGATGTTCTGCAAAAAGTCAGCAGTCTGGGTTTAGACGAGAGTTTACAAGCAGTTGTAGATAATCTGAAAAACCTAGTAAAATTGCTAGAGCTTTCAGTCAAATCGAGTACAACATCAATCTCGTCAAAAGGGATAGAAATCATCCTTGACTTGAGCTTATTACAAACCTTTGACTACTACACAGGTATCGTATTTGAGGTCATCAGTCAGATTGATGGACAAACGCGAGTTCTTGGGCGAGGAGGTCGTTATGACCAGCTTTTAAAGCTTTATCATCCGAAAGGAGAAAGTGTACCAGGAATAGGTTTTGCACTATTCTTGGAAGGTTTACAACAAATTCTCTTGTCTTGTGGGCGGTTACCACAAACCACGCCAGGGACTAATTGGTTGATTGTACCAGAAACGCCCGATGCTTACACAGCCGCCTTTGCTTACGCTACAAAACTTCGAGACTCGACTCACTTGGTACGGGTTGAAATGGATTTGGGGGGACGAGATGTGGATGAGATTCGACAATATGCACGCGATCGCACTATCAACCAAATTGCTTGGATTAAAGCTGATGGTTCAAGGATGATAGAGTCATTAGTCAATTAG
- a CDS encoding J domain-containing protein, whose translation MSFKFNRGLFKYDFIDHHAVLCVPVDADVKEIRKRYLKIARRLHPDTCRDESDAEKELANELLSKLVNPAYETLSGEKQRMEHILILSQMGKRLVQESVSVELKSDVTQQLASAPHFEHIYKSAVAQIAETQYDSLQEVQDTIALASELNLVYIMRSAGKIFAAASSAEIPTNAANKAAVTSPPQKQDSVVLQYIRRAQDLISQNQLTQARVELQDALKLEPNNSRCHSLIGVVYLKQNLTTSAKVHFNRALQLNPKDEIALAGRLKVEQITGQKSSGAKRTASSHTGSQQPGKSGGSGLFGGLFGGKKK comes from the coding sequence TAATCGCGGATTATTTAAATATGATTTTATAGACCATCACGCAGTTCTGTGTGTACCAGTTGATGCAGATGTCAAAGAAATCCGCAAACGCTATCTCAAAATTGCCCGCCGCTTACATCCTGATACCTGTAGGGATGAAAGCGATGCGGAAAAAGAACTTGCTAATGAATTGTTATCTAAGCTGGTGAATCCAGCTTATGAAACACTCTCTGGTGAGAAACAGAGAATGGAACATATTTTAATTTTGTCCCAAATGGGTAAGCGTTTGGTGCAAGAATCTGTTTCGGTGGAACTCAAGAGTGATGTGACTCAGCAGCTAGCTAGTGCACCTCATTTTGAGCATATCTATAAGAGTGCAGTGGCTCAAATTGCTGAAACTCAATATGACTCTTTACAGGAAGTACAAGACACGATAGCCTTAGCCAGCGAGTTGAATTTGGTATACATAATGCGGAGTGCTGGCAAAATATTTGCAGCAGCATCATCAGCAGAAATTCCAACGAATGCAGCCAACAAAGCCGCTGTAACCTCTCCACCACAAAAGCAAGACTCGGTTGTCTTACAATACATCCGTCGTGCTCAAGATTTAATATCACAAAATCAATTGACACAAGCAAGGGTAGAATTACAAGATGCTCTGAAACTAGAGCCAAATAATAGTCGTTGCCATAGCTTGATCGGAGTGGTCTATTTGAAGCAAAATCTTACCACGAGTGCAAAAGTTCACTTTAACCGCGCCCTGCAATTAAACCCCAAAGACGAAATAGCGTTGGCGGGGAGACTTAAAGTTGAACAGATTACAGGGCAAAAATCCAGTGGTGCGAAGCGTACAGCTTCGTCTCATACTGGGAGTCAGCAACCAGGTAAATCTGGGGGTAGCGGTTTGTTTGGTGGTTTGTTTGGTGGGAAGAAAAAATAA